A stretch of DNA from Paenibacillus albus:
ATCCGCTCACGTTTGCCTTTCGTTGCATTCACAACGTATGAACCGGAGCTAAGTACGCCGGAGTATACGCGGAAGAACGTCAGTTTACCTACGTAAGGGTCAGTCATGATTTTGAACGCCAATGCTGCAAACGGTTGATCGTCAGCAGACTTGCGAATCGTCTCAGTACCATCTTCAAGGTGACCCTTGATATCTGGAACATCGACTGGTGACGGCAAGTAGTCAACAACAGCGTCAAGCATCAATTGTACGCCTTTGTTACGGTACGAGGAACCAACGATTACTGGGAAGATCTTAACTTCGCAAACACCTTTGCGAAGCGCAGCTTTAATCTCAGGAACAGTGATTTCTTCGCCTTCGAGATATTTCATTGTAAGCTCTTCATCAAGCTCAGCAATTTTCTCGATCATTTCCAAGCGGAGCTCTTCCACTTGGTCTTTATATTCTGCAGGTATTTCAATTTTCTCCGGATCTTTACCAAGATCGTCTTTGTATTTGTAAGCAACTTGTTCAACCAAGTCGATTACGCCAACAAAGTCATTCTCTGCACCGATCGGCAATTGAATCGCTACTGCATTAGCGTTCAGACGCAGGCGCATATCTCTAACTACGTTAAGGAAGTCTGCGCCGATAATGTCCATTTTGTTGACGTATGCGATACGCGGTACTCCGTAACGGTCAGCTTGACGCCAAACTGTTTCGGATTGCGGCTCTACGCCTTCTTTTGCACTGAATACACCTACGGCCCCGTCCAATACGCGTAGGGAACGTTCTACTTCAACTGTGAAGTCAACGTGACCTGGGGTGTCGATAATATTGATGCGGTGACCATTCCATTGAGCAGTTGTAGCAGCGGATGTAATTGTGATACCGCGCTCTTGTTCTTGCTCCATCCAGTCCATCGTAGCTGCACCTTCGTGCACCTCGCCGATTTTGTGGGTACGGCCTGTATAGAACAGGATCCGCTCTGTAGTAGTCGTTTTACCAGCATCGATATGCGCCATGATCCCGATATTACGCGTATTTTTCAAGGAGAACTCTCTTGCCATAATTCAGTCTCCTTTCGATTAAGCAATTCCTACCAACGGTAGTGAGCGAATGCTTTGTTCGCTTCAGCCATTTTGTGTGTATCTTCGCGTTTTTTCACGGATGAACCAGTGTTATTGGAAGCATCAATGATTTCTGCTGCCAAACGCTCTTCCATCGTTTTCTCACCGCGGTTACGTGAATAGTTCACGAGCCAACGGAGACCAAGCGATGTACGACGTTCAGGTTTAACTTCGATTGGCACTTGGTAGTTCGAACCGCCTACACGGCGAGCCTTTACTTCAAGTACTGGCATGATGTTCTTAATTGCTGCTT
This window harbors:
- the fusA gene encoding elongation factor G, encoding MAREFSLKNTRNIGIMAHIDAGKTTTTERILFYTGRTHKIGEVHEGAATMDWMEQEQERGITITSAATTAQWNGHRINIIDTPGHVDFTVEVERSLRVLDGAVGVFSAKEGVEPQSETVWRQADRYGVPRIAYVNKMDIIGADFLNVVRDMRLRLNANAVAIQLPIGAENDFVGVIDLVEQVAYKYKDDLGKDPEKIEIPAEYKDQVEELRLEMIEKIAELDEELTMKYLEGEEITVPEIKAALRKGVCEVKIFPVIVGSSYRNKGVQLMLDAVVDYLPSPVDVPDIKGHLEDGTETIRKSADDQPFAALAFKIMTDPYVGKLTFFRVYSGVLSSGSYVVNATKGKRERIGRILQMHANSRQEISEVYSGDIAAAVGLKDTTTGDTLCDEKSPVILESMNFPEPVIQLAVEPKTKADQDKMGIALQKLSEEDPTFRAHTDEETGQTIIAGMGELHLEILVDRMLREFKVETNVGKPQVAYRETFKTAAKVEGKFVRQSGGRGQFGHCWVEFSPLEPGSGFVFENKTVGGSIPREFIAPIQAGIEESMKNGVVAGFPVVDIKAVVVDGSYHDVDSSEMAFKIAGSMALKAAKEKCSPILLEPIMKVEVTVPEEYMGDVMGMLSSRRGRIEGSDTRHGALIVRAKVPLAEMFGYSTVLRSGTQGRGVFSMELSHYEEVPRSISEEIISKSKGTA
- the rpsG gene encoding 30S ribosomal protein S7, which translates into the protein MPRKGPVTKRDVLPDPVYSSKLVTRLINRIMIDGKRGVAQTILYDAFTLINERTSKDPMEVFEAAIKNIMPVLEVKARRVGGSNYQVPIEVKPERRTSLGLRWLVNYSRNRGEKTMEERLAAEIIDASNNTGSSVKKREDTHKMAEANKAFAHYRW